One Rhinoraja longicauda isolate Sanriku21f chromosome 44, sRhiLon1.1, whole genome shotgun sequence DNA segment encodes these proteins:
- the LOC144612309 gene encoding extracellular matrix protein 1-like → MFRTVFLVCCFSLPTLGQDDVTRGISVEQRALPVVGSLTAGDGATLQTRAELAKRGAVFAFPRECPDARNIGTICQYVGQRKTETPDWSSHNRRQLRYQADALQRMEDAYAKCCGGDNVWTRLHCALDGWMSSLDQYCDEEFSIKTLRHKCCMLWGEKRYHCFTVAAPSGSYVP, encoded by the exons ATGTTCAGGACAGTGTTTCTCGTTTGCTgcttctccctccccactctgggACAGG ATGACGTGACCAGAGGGATCTCGGTGGAGCAGAGGGCGCTGCCCGTGGTTGGGTCGCTGACGGCGGGGGACGGGGCAACGCTACAAACACGGGCAGAACTCGCCAAGAGGGGGGCGGTCTTCGCCTTTCCCCGTGAATGCCCGGACGCCCGCAACATTGGCACCATCTGCCAGTACGTGGGGCAGAGGAAGACCGAGACGCCCGATTGGTCCAGCCACAACCGCAGACAACTCCGCTACCAGGCCGACGcgctgcagagaatggaggacGCGTACGCCAAGTGTTGCGGTGGTGACAACGTGTGGACGCGGCTGCACTGTGCGCTGGACGGG TGGATGAGTTCACTGGACCAGTACTGTGATGAAGAATTCTCGATCAAGACCTTGCGGCACAAGTGCTGCATGTTGTGGGGGGAGAAGAGATACCACTGCTTCACAGTGGCAGCGCCCTCTGGGAGCTACGTACCCTGA